One Elaeis guineensis isolate ETL-2024a chromosome 10, EG11, whole genome shotgun sequence genomic window carries:
- the LOC140852110 gene encoding uncharacterized protein isoform X3, whose product MAQQNQEIIPVDPASFPLRRKRGRPRKYDGPGNEQHRRSRQSHQANAMQAIPTQASSTHANPIASSSRGPHGLVGQKVSGILEGTFDAGYHLTVRVGETGPVFRGLVFDPRRAVPLTEENDIAPFLPMSRSNEILQPVPQAPSQAPVSTPILPVSKTVTGAPPLQIREHATPSPSVNHLLESSRLPQTAPGTKELVKSNANQLPQDVRPALQTDLKNILLDTLFRKKANNDPPKSELAAPQQAFPRSMQTGPSPGSSHVMNETMPATIEASSGDETERLVEVTRGYGSSNQTEGSSGNISRIEQSDETLTGSETSGGKLNYTGQALQSDKTLMDSETGGGNSDIACQALLSDKNLMGNKIGGEMDSAGEVLQLSTQVSEDRQLPEELQNKTDQQNLSVPAAEVAASQVQTGV is encoded by the coding sequence ATGGCTCAACAGAATCAAGAAATCATCCCTGTTGATCCAGCAAGCTTTCCTTTGAGGCGCAAGCGTGGTCGTCCTCGAAAGTATGATGGTCCTGGAAATGAACAACATAGGAGAAGCCGACAGTCTCATCAAGCTAATGCAATGCAAGCTATTCCAACACAGGCTTCTTCAACACATGCTAATCCAATTGCCAGTTCCAGTCGTGGGCCTCATGGCCTTGTAGGTCAGAAAGTCTCTGGTATTCTGGAGGGGACATTTGATGCTGGATATCATCTCACTGTCCGAGTGGGTGAGACTGGACCTGTCTTCAGGGGTTTGGTGTTTGATCCACGCCGAGCTGTTCCTCTTACAGAGGAGAATGATATCGCACCATTTCTTCCAATGTCAAGAAGCAATGAGATCCTACAGCCAGTGCCCCAAGCACCGTCACAGGCACCAGTTTCAACACCAATCCTTCCTGTATCGAAAACAGTTACAGGCGCACCGCCTCTTCAGATAAGAGAACATGCTACTCCTTCCCCATCTGTAAACCATTTGCTCGAATCTTCCAGGCTTCCTCAGACTGCTCCAGGTACAAAGGAATTAGTGAAGAGCAATGCCAACCAGCTCCCTCAGGATGTTCGCCCTGCTTTACAAACTGATTTAAAAAACATACTTCTGGATACATTGTTCAGGAAAAAGGCAAACAATGACCCCCCAAAATCTGAACTTGCTGCGCCTCAGCAGGCTTTCCCGAGAAGTATGCAAACAGGACCATCACCAGGATCATCTCATGTTATGAACGAGACCATGCCAGCAACCATCGAAGCTTCTTCTGGAGATGAAACTGAAAGGTTGGTTGAGGTAACAAGAGGATACGGAAGTTCAAACCAAACTGAAGGATCATCAGGTAACATTAGCAGGATTGAACAATCTGATGAGACCTTGACAGGCAGTGAGACAAGTGGTGGAAAGCTAAATTATACCGGCCAGGCACTACAGTCTGATAAGACTTTGATGGACAGTGAGACAGGTGGTGGCAACTCAGATATTGCTTGCCAGGCACTGCTATCTGATAAGAATTTGATGGGCAACAAGATAGGTGGAGAGATGGATTCGGCAGGTGAGGTGCTGCAACTTAGTACACAAGTATCTGAAGACAGACAGCTGCCTGAGGAATTGCAAAACAAGACGGACCAACAAAATCTCTCAGTTCCAGCTGCCGAAGTGGCAGCATCCCAGGTTCAGACTGGGGTATAG
- the LOC140852110 gene encoding uncharacterized protein isoform X1 → MDMGVGAKSGTYGEGWLPGMHAYVFLYWQIMAQQNQEIIPVDPASFPLRRKRGRPRKYDGPGNEQHRRSRQSHQANAMQAIPTQASSTHANPIASSSRGPHGLVGQKVSGILEGTFDAGYHLTVRVGETGPVFRGLVFDPRRAVPLTEENDIAPFLPMSRSNEILQPVPQAPSQAPVSTPILPVSKTVTGAPPLQIREHATPSPSVNHLLESSRLPQTAPGTKELVKSNANQLPQDVRPALQTDLKNILLDTLFRKKANNDPPKSELAAPQQAFPRSMQTGPSPGSSHVMNETMPATIEASSGDETERLVEVTRGYGSSNQTEGSSGNISRIEQSDETLTGSETSGGKLNYTGQALQSDKTLMDSETGGGNSDIACQALLSDKNLMGNKIGGEMDSAGEVLQLSTQVSEDRQLPEELQNKTDQQNLSVPAAEVAASQVQTGV, encoded by the exons ATGGACATGGGTGTTGGAGCGAAATCTGGAACCTATGGTGAGGGGTGGTTACCTGGCATGCATGCATATGTTTTTCTGTATTGGCAAAT CATGGCTCAACAGAATCAAGAAATCATCCCTGTTGATCCAGCAAGCTTTCCTTTGAGGCGCAAGCGTGGTCGTCCTCGAAAGTATGATGGTCCTGGAAATGAACAACATAGGAGAAGCCGACAGTCTCATCAAGCTAATGCAATGCAAGCTATTCCAACACAGGCTTCTTCAACACATGCTAATCCAATTGCCAGTTCCAGTCGTGGGCCTCATGGCCTTGTAGGTCAGAAAGTCTCTGGTATTCTGGAGGGGACATTTGATGCTGGATATCATCTCACTGTCCGAGTGGGTGAGACTGGACCTGTCTTCAGGGGTTTGGTGTTTGATCCACGCCGAGCTGTTCCTCTTACAGAGGAGAATGATATCGCACCATTTCTTCCAATGTCAAGAAGCAATGAGATCCTACAGCCAGTGCCCCAAGCACCGTCACAGGCACCAGTTTCAACACCAATCCTTCCTGTATCGAAAACAGTTACAGGCGCACCGCCTCTTCAGATAAGAGAACATGCTACTCCTTCCCCATCTGTAAACCATTTGCTCGAATCTTCCAGGCTTCCTCAGACTGCTCCAGGTACAAAGGAATTAGTGAAGAGCAATGCCAACCAGCTCCCTCAGGATGTTCGCCCTGCTTTACAAACTGATTTAAAAAACATACTTCTGGATACATTGTTCAGGAAAAAGGCAAACAATGACCCCCCAAAATCTGAACTTGCTGCGCCTCAGCAGGCTTTCCCGAGAAGTATGCAAACAGGACCATCACCAGGATCATCTCATGTTATGAACGAGACCATGCCAGCAACCATCGAAGCTTCTTCTGGAGATGAAACTGAAAGGTTGGTTGAGGTAACAAGAGGATACGGAAGTTCAAACCAAACTGAAGGATCATCAGGTAACATTAGCAGGATTGAACAATCTGATGAGACCTTGACAGGCAGTGAGACAAGTGGTGGAAAGCTAAATTATACCGGCCAGGCACTACAGTCTGATAAGACTTTGATGGACAGTGAGACAGGTGGTGGCAACTCAGATATTGCTTGCCAGGCACTGCTATCTGATAAGAATTTGATGGGCAACAAGATAGGTGGAGAGATGGATTCGGCAGGTGAGGTGCTGCAACTTAGTACACAAGTATCTGAAGACAGACAGCTGCCTGAGGAATTGCAAAACAAGACGGACCAACAAAATCTCTCAGTTCCAGCTGCCGAAGTGGCAGCATCCCAGGTTCAGACTGGGGTATAG
- the LOC140852110 gene encoding uncharacterized protein isoform X2, whose protein sequence is MKEAFQMINLLFSIVGNQEIIPVDPASFPLRRKRGRPRKYDGPGNEQHRRSRQSHQANAMQAIPTQASSTHANPIASSSRGPHGLVGQKVSGILEGTFDAGYHLTVRVGETGPVFRGLVFDPRRAVPLTEENDIAPFLPMSRSNEILQPVPQAPSQAPVSTPILPVSKTVTGAPPLQIREHATPSPSVNHLLESSRLPQTAPGTKELVKSNANQLPQDVRPALQTDLKNILLDTLFRKKANNDPPKSELAAPQQAFPRSMQTGPSPGSSHVMNETMPATIEASSGDETERLVEVTRGYGSSNQTEGSSGNISRIEQSDETLTGSETSGGKLNYTGQALQSDKTLMDSETGGGNSDIACQALLSDKNLMGNKIGGEMDSAGEVLQLSTQVSEDRQLPEELQNKTDQQNLSVPAAEVAASQVQTGV, encoded by the coding sequence AATCAAGAAATCATCCCTGTTGATCCAGCAAGCTTTCCTTTGAGGCGCAAGCGTGGTCGTCCTCGAAAGTATGATGGTCCTGGAAATGAACAACATAGGAGAAGCCGACAGTCTCATCAAGCTAATGCAATGCAAGCTATTCCAACACAGGCTTCTTCAACACATGCTAATCCAATTGCCAGTTCCAGTCGTGGGCCTCATGGCCTTGTAGGTCAGAAAGTCTCTGGTATTCTGGAGGGGACATTTGATGCTGGATATCATCTCACTGTCCGAGTGGGTGAGACTGGACCTGTCTTCAGGGGTTTGGTGTTTGATCCACGCCGAGCTGTTCCTCTTACAGAGGAGAATGATATCGCACCATTTCTTCCAATGTCAAGAAGCAATGAGATCCTACAGCCAGTGCCCCAAGCACCGTCACAGGCACCAGTTTCAACACCAATCCTTCCTGTATCGAAAACAGTTACAGGCGCACCGCCTCTTCAGATAAGAGAACATGCTACTCCTTCCCCATCTGTAAACCATTTGCTCGAATCTTCCAGGCTTCCTCAGACTGCTCCAGGTACAAAGGAATTAGTGAAGAGCAATGCCAACCAGCTCCCTCAGGATGTTCGCCCTGCTTTACAAACTGATTTAAAAAACATACTTCTGGATACATTGTTCAGGAAAAAGGCAAACAATGACCCCCCAAAATCTGAACTTGCTGCGCCTCAGCAGGCTTTCCCGAGAAGTATGCAAACAGGACCATCACCAGGATCATCTCATGTTATGAACGAGACCATGCCAGCAACCATCGAAGCTTCTTCTGGAGATGAAACTGAAAGGTTGGTTGAGGTAACAAGAGGATACGGAAGTTCAAACCAAACTGAAGGATCATCAGGTAACATTAGCAGGATTGAACAATCTGATGAGACCTTGACAGGCAGTGAGACAAGTGGTGGAAAGCTAAATTATACCGGCCAGGCACTACAGTCTGATAAGACTTTGATGGACAGTGAGACAGGTGGTGGCAACTCAGATATTGCTTGCCAGGCACTGCTATCTGATAAGAATTTGATGGGCAACAAGATAGGTGGAGAGATGGATTCGGCAGGTGAGGTGCTGCAACTTAGTACACAAGTATCTGAAGACAGACAGCTGCCTGAGGAATTGCAAAACAAGACGGACCAACAAAATCTCTCAGTTCCAGCTGCCGAAGTGGCAGCATCCCAGGTTCAGACTGGGGTATAG
- the LOC105037055 gene encoding RNA-binding protein L, with product MQYGRMQEQPSFQTATGTQSENDPNNTTIFVGGLDSNVTEEVLRQVFSPYGELVHVKIPVGKHCGFVQFANRACAEEALLMLQGTQLGGQNIRLSWGRSPTNKQPQPDPNQWNGSYYGYGQGYEAYSYAQPPQDPNMYAYGTYPGYGNYQQQQ from the exons ATGCAATATGGACGGATGCAAGAACAGC CTTCTTTTCAGACTGCTACTGGAACTCAGTCCGAGAATGATCCAAATAATACAACT ATTTTTGTTGGTGGGCTTGATTCAAATGTTACTGAAGAAGTTTTGCGGCAGGTTTTTAGCCCATATGGTGAGTTGGTCCATGTAAAGATACCTGTTGGCAAGCATTGCGGGTTCGTCCAATTCGCTAACAG GGCATGTGCGGAGGAGGCGTTGCTAATGCTGCAGGGAACCCAGTTGGGGGGACAAAATATACGGCTTTCATGGGGTCGAAGCCCTACTAACAAACAG CCACAACCGGACCCCAACCAATGGAATGGTAGCTATTATGGCTATGGGCAAGGCTATGAAGCGTACAGTTATGCCCAACCACCACAAGATCCTAACATGTATGCTTATGGAACCTATCCAGGCTACGGGAACTATCAGCAACAACAG TGA